In a genomic window of Bicyclus anynana chromosome 5, ilBicAnyn1.1, whole genome shotgun sequence:
- the LOC128198111 gene encoding sodium-independent sulfate anion transporter-like → MNVSTQDYAQFLCAHLFETRVMTTLDNTKQSGRLVRQKLKKSLRNACSVKSAKKRLPILEWLPKYSGAILVQDLIAGITVGLTAIPQGIAYAIIAGLSPEYGLYAGLMGGFVYLFVGSCKDITIGPTAIMAAMTSKYVSGYSADFAVLVAFLSGVLVLLMGIFNLGFLVEFISQPVISGFTTAAALQIAAAQLKGLFGLSGSGGNYFAESVVNFYHNFLTIKLWDTILGFTTVIILLLLKRLGDGCKRTDGFVKQTRWFISLGRNAVVVIIGIIVAYILKVVTDSEPLILIGDIGSGLPKFQLPPFTTQVGNDTYSFVDMANVLGPEAIIIPMVSILELIAIAKAFAGGAPINATQELIALGLCNIIGSFARSMPVTGSFTRTALNYASGVQTQAGGIFTGVLIILALSLLTSTFYYIPKASLAGLIMTAMFYMVDFMIIKRLWINSKKELFILLATIIICLLKGLEYGIVAGILIDAVILLYTTAKPTIEVNILRDEKGIMIVLILPESLPYCSADYTRRKILKASFEGELDTLMIIDGTNLRDMDTTVASNIITAVKDLDKKSRRIALLNFDSCLKKMCTDINSNVSDKFVNAGSADSLLEVSTRSA, encoded by the coding sequence ATGAACGTCAGTACTCAAGATTATGCTCAGTTTCTTTGTGCACATCTCTTTGAAACACGTGTTATGACAACGCTAGACAATACAAAACAAAGTGGTCGATTAGTTcgacaaaaactaaagaaatcaCTCAGAAATGCCTGCAGTGTCAAATCAGCGAAGAAAAGATTACCGATACTAGAATGGCTCCCAAAGTACAGCGGTGCTATACTGGTTCAAGACTTAATAGCAGGAATTACTGTTGGATTGACAGCCATACCCCAAGGCATAGCCTACGCTATTATTGCCGGATTATCTCCTGAATATGGCCTTTACGCTGGTCTCATGGGAGGGTTTGTATACCTGTTTGTCGGAAGCTGCAAAGATATAACAATTGGACCCACAGCAATCATGGCGGCCATGACTTCGAAATATGTATCAGGCTATTCAGCAGATTTTGCAGTTTTAGTAGCTTTCCTCTCAGGGGTACTAGTGCTTTTGATGGGGATATTTAACCTTGGATTTTTAGTGGAATTCATATCGCAACCTGTGATCAGTGGATTCACTACCGCAGCTGCTTTGCAAATAGCAGCTGCACAGCTCAAGGGTTTGTTCGGTCTTAGTGGATCTGGAGGTAACTATTTCGCTGAATCTGTTGTTAATTTCTATCACAACTTCCTGACCATTAAACTATGGGATACGATATTAGGATTCACTACAGTTATAATATTGCTTCTGTTAAAACGCCTCGGAGATGGATGTAAACGAACAGATGGATTTGTGAAACAAACTAGATGGTTTATATCTCTCGGCCGGAATGCTGTAGTCGTTATCATCGGCATTATTGTTGCTTATATATTGAAAGTAGTAACAGATTCCGAGCCTTTGATATTAATAGGAGATATTGGTAGCGGTTTGCCTAAATTCCAATTGCCACCATTCACTACTCAAGTTGGGAACGACACGTATAGTTTTGTTGACATGGCTAATGTATTGGGACCTGAAGCAATCATCATACCAATGGTATCTATTTTGGAGTTAATCGCCATCGCTAAAGCCTTTGCTGGAGGTGCACCAATAAATGCAACCCAGGAATTGATTGCACTTGGACTATGCAATATTATTGGATCATTTGCAAGAAGTATGCCAGTTACGGGATCATTTACACGTACTGCTTTGAACTATGCTTCTGGAGTACAAACTCAAGCTGGAGGAATTTTTACTGGTGTACTTATAATATTGGCTTTAAGTCTACTAACATCAACATTTTACTATATACCGAAAGCTTCATTAGCAGGTTTGATAATGACTGCCATGTTTTACATGGTagattttatgataataaaaagATTATGGATCAATAGTAAGAAAGAACTGTTCATTCTACTAGCCACAATAATTATATGTTTGCTTAAAGGTCTTGAATATGGAATTGTAGCAGGAATTTTGATTGACGCCGTCATATTGTTATATACTACTGCAAAACCAACGATAGAAGTAAACATCTTAAGAGACGAAAAGGGAATTATGATTGTGCTGATTTTGCCAGAAAGCTTACCATATTGTTCAGCAGATTATACTAGACGAAAGATATTGAAAGCATCATTTGAAGGTGAATTAGATACTCTGATGATCATTGATGGGACTAACCTTAGAGATATGGATACGACCGTGGCGTCAAACATTATAACAGCTGTCAAAGACTTAGATAAGAAATCTCGAAGGATTGCACTCCTTAACTTTGACAGTTGTTTAAAGAAGATGTGTACAGATATTAATTCTAATGTTAGTGATAAATTCGTAAATGCTGGAAGTGCAGATAGTTTGTTAGAAGTATCCACTAGAAGTGCTTAG